One window from the genome of Mustela lutreola isolate mMusLut2 chromosome 11, mMusLut2.pri, whole genome shotgun sequence encodes:
- the CASTOR1 gene encoding cytosolic arginine sensor for mTORC1 subunit 1 isoform X1 translates to MELHILEHRVRVLSLARPGLWLYTHPLIKLLFLPRRSRCKFFSLTETPEDYTLMVDEEGFKELPPSEFLQVAEATWLVLNVSSRSGAAVQAAGVTKIARSVIAPLAEHHVSVLMLSTYQTDFILVREQDLSVVIHTLSQEFDIYREVGGEPVPVARDDSSNGFPRSQHAGPSPTVHPIQSPQNRFCVLTLDPETLPAIATTLIDVLFYSYSAPKEAASGGTEPSSITFFAFSLIEGYISIVMDAETQKKFPSDLLLTSSSGELWRMVRIGGQPLGFDECGIVAQIAGPLAAADISAYYISTFNFDHALVPEDGIGSVIEVLQRRQDSQGS, encoded by the exons ATGGAGCTGCACATCCTGGAGCACCGGGTGCGGGTGCTGAGCCTTGCCCGCCCAGGTCTCTGGCTCTACACCCACCCGCTCATCAAGCTACTCTTCCTGCCCCGCCGCAGCCG GTGCAAGTTCTTCAGCCTGACGGAGACCCCCGAGGATTACACGCTCATGGTGGACGAGGAGGGCTTCAaag AGCTTCCCCCATCTGAGTTCCTTCAAGTGGCTGAGGCCACATGGCTGGTGCTGAACGTGTCATCCCGCAGCGGTGCGGCAGTGCAGGCTGCTGGGGTCACCAAAATCGCCCGCTCAGTCATTGCACCGTTGGCGGAGCACCATGTGTCTGTGCTGATGCTGTCCACCTACCAGACGGACTTTATCCTG GTTCGGGAGCAGGACCTGTCCGTGGTGATCCACACGCTATCCCAGGAGTTTGACATTTACCGAGAAGTGGGCGGGGAGCCTGTGCCTGTTGCCAGGGATGATTCCAGCAATGGCTTTCCCCGTTCTCAGCATG CAGGGCCCAGCCCCACGGTGCATCCCATCCAGAGCCCACAGAACCGCTTCTGTGTCCtcaccctggaccctgagaccctgcCAGCCATCGCAACCACGCTCATCGATGTCCTCTTCTACTCATACAG tgCCCCCAAGGAGGCAGCCTCTGGCGGTACTGAACCCAGCTCCATTACATTCTTTGCCTTCTCCCTCATCGAGGGCTACATCTCCATCGTTATGGATGCTGAGACTCAGAAAAA GTTCCCCAGTGACCTCCTGCTGACCAGCTCCTCAGGAGAGCTGTGGAGGATGGTACGCATCGGTGGACAGCCTCTGGGCTTTG ATGAGTGTGGGATCGTGGCCCAGATCGCAGGCCCCCTGGCTGCGGCCGACATCTCTGCCTACTACATCAGCACCTTCAACTTTGACCATGCCCTG GTGCCTGAGGACGGCATCGGCAGTGTCATTGAAGTCCTCCAGCGACGGCAGGACAGCCAGGGCTCCTGA
- the CASTOR1 gene encoding cytosolic arginine sensor for mTORC1 subunit 1 isoform X2, whose product MELHILEHRVRVLSLARPGLWLYTHPLIKLLFLPRRSRCKFFSLTETPEDYTLMVDEEGFKELPPSEFLQVAEATWLVLNVSSRSGAAVQAAGVTKIARSVIAPLAEHHVSVLMLSTYQTDFILVREQDLSVVIHTLSQEFDIYREVGGEPVPVARDDSSNGFPRSQHGPSPTVHPIQSPQNRFCVLTLDPETLPAIATTLIDVLFYSYSAPKEAASGGTEPSSITFFAFSLIEGYISIVMDAETQKKFPSDLLLTSSSGELWRMVRIGGQPLGFDECGIVAQIAGPLAAADISAYYISTFNFDHALVPEDGIGSVIEVLQRRQDSQGS is encoded by the exons ATGGAGCTGCACATCCTGGAGCACCGGGTGCGGGTGCTGAGCCTTGCCCGCCCAGGTCTCTGGCTCTACACCCACCCGCTCATCAAGCTACTCTTCCTGCCCCGCCGCAGCCG GTGCAAGTTCTTCAGCCTGACGGAGACCCCCGAGGATTACACGCTCATGGTGGACGAGGAGGGCTTCAaag AGCTTCCCCCATCTGAGTTCCTTCAAGTGGCTGAGGCCACATGGCTGGTGCTGAACGTGTCATCCCGCAGCGGTGCGGCAGTGCAGGCTGCTGGGGTCACCAAAATCGCCCGCTCAGTCATTGCACCGTTGGCGGAGCACCATGTGTCTGTGCTGATGCTGTCCACCTACCAGACGGACTTTATCCTG GTTCGGGAGCAGGACCTGTCCGTGGTGATCCACACGCTATCCCAGGAGTTTGACATTTACCGAGAAGTGGGCGGGGAGCCTGTGCCTGTTGCCAGGGATGATTCCAGCAATGGCTTTCCCCGTTCTCAGCATG GGCCCAGCCCCACGGTGCATCCCATCCAGAGCCCACAGAACCGCTTCTGTGTCCtcaccctggaccctgagaccctgcCAGCCATCGCAACCACGCTCATCGATGTCCTCTTCTACTCATACAG tgCCCCCAAGGAGGCAGCCTCTGGCGGTACTGAACCCAGCTCCATTACATTCTTTGCCTTCTCCCTCATCGAGGGCTACATCTCCATCGTTATGGATGCTGAGACTCAGAAAAA GTTCCCCAGTGACCTCCTGCTGACCAGCTCCTCAGGAGAGCTGTGGAGGATGGTACGCATCGGTGGACAGCCTCTGGGCTTTG ATGAGTGTGGGATCGTGGCCCAGATCGCAGGCCCCCTGGCTGCGGCCGACATCTCTGCCTACTACATCAGCACCTTCAACTTTGACCATGCCCTG GTGCCTGAGGACGGCATCGGCAGTGTCATTGAAGTCCTCCAGCGACGGCAGGACAGCCAGGGCTCCTGA